Proteins from a genomic interval of Rubinisphaera italica:
- a CDS encoding c-type cytochrome, translated as MRSQIRIIQLALIFILTATTTSVLLYSDENQASLFWSRQTPLPDGELGKVVALGREIVENTNAHPLSKPFVNNALTCSSCHLDAGTDPKAATFLDIASAYPAWSPRENRAITLEDRVLNCFMRSMNGVRPPNGSKVSVAVTTYITWLSSGSRIRMNPEKPLGPHHVPAIKLDPQISNSNRGKKLYAEKCADCHGEQGQGTEEGPPTWGQKSYNNGAGLSRDDKLAAWLMVAMPLGDPNLVEQDALDIAAFVNSHDRPKFILQDHLPKPDRMGEYNAETKSP; from the coding sequence ATGAGAAGTCAAATACGTATAATTCAATTAGCGCTGATTTTTATTTTAACGGCTACCACCACTTCCGTACTTTTATATTCAGATGAAAACCAAGCAAGTTTGTTCTGGAGTCGCCAAACCCCTCTTCCTGATGGTGAATTGGGAAAAGTTGTCGCCTTGGGAAGAGAGATCGTTGAAAACACTAATGCACATCCTCTTTCGAAGCCGTTTGTAAACAATGCTCTCACTTGTAGTTCTTGCCATCTGGATGCTGGAACTGACCCGAAGGCGGCGACATTTCTGGACATCGCCTCAGCGTACCCTGCGTGGTCGCCTCGTGAGAATCGAGCGATTACTCTTGAAGATCGAGTCCTTAATTGCTTCATGCGGAGCATGAATGGTGTCCGCCCCCCAAATGGAAGCAAAGTTTCTGTGGCAGTTACGACTTATATCACTTGGCTTTCCAGCGGAAGTCGCATTCGCATGAATCCAGAGAAGCCATTGGGACCGCACCACGTCCCCGCTATTAAACTCGATCCTCAGATATCCAATTCAAATCGTGGTAAAAAACTGTACGCTGAAAAATGTGCGGACTGTCATGGCGAGCAGGGACAGGGAACTGAGGAAGGACCGCCGACATGGGGACAGAAGTCCTACAACAACGGAGCGGGGCTTTCCCGTGACGACAAGCTGGCAGCGTGGCTAATGGTTGCCATGCCGCTGGGGGATCCCAACCTGGTAGAACAAGATGCATTAGACATTGCCGCATTCGTAAACTCTCATGATCGACCGAAGTTTATCCTCCAAGATCATCTTCCCAAACCAGATCGAATGGGCGAATACAATGCAGAAACTAAATCGCCATGA
- a CDS encoding efflux RND transporter periplasmic adaptor subunit, translating to MFELHRRLFHCVLMLQFCLLAGYGCTASPSVSLDEEPAKAISVKTVAVIQEDVPQTTFQPATVHAYYRAEIRAKISGYVKELKVDIGDVVQAGKTLAIIDVPEMEKQRLIHQARITRNESEEDRASAGVQLAQANVQSAEAKLEQAKSEMSRADAALAAIEAEFSRTQDLVERQSLESRMLDEVRKKRDSERANKQAMQSAIISAEADINVARAKTTSAQADLKAAQAETEIARKQLEELDVLLAYSNLKAPFAGVVTQRTVDPGDLVREGNEVGQGKPLFVISQVEKLRVQIPIPEGDAAFASRGDTVTLTFPSFSGEKPIELSLTRVSGDLDPSTRTMLVEAELENQEGKYLPGMFGQASISLNTKVAANMLPARAIRFDESGQAYVYVVDDNQQVTVTNITTGIDNGNFIEVQSGLDAGQVVIDAHLKRFKTGQKVELIAN from the coding sequence ATGTTTGAACTACATCGTCGATTATTTCACTGTGTCCTGATGCTGCAATTCTGCCTGCTTGCGGGATATGGTTGCACGGCCAGTCCGTCAGTTAGTCTGGATGAAGAACCTGCGAAGGCCATTTCCGTAAAAACTGTTGCGGTTATTCAGGAGGATGTTCCCCAAACTACCTTTCAACCTGCGACAGTGCATGCTTACTATCGTGCAGAAATTCGTGCGAAAATCAGTGGCTATGTCAAAGAGTTGAAAGTTGATATCGGAGATGTCGTTCAGGCTGGAAAGACGCTGGCTATCATTGATGTTCCAGAGATGGAAAAACAGCGGCTGATTCATCAGGCTCGCATCACACGAAACGAATCCGAAGAGGACCGGGCTTCCGCCGGTGTTCAACTGGCTCAGGCGAATGTCCAGTCGGCTGAAGCGAAACTGGAACAGGCAAAATCGGAAATGTCTCGGGCCGACGCGGCTCTGGCAGCGATCGAAGCGGAATTCAGTCGAACACAGGATCTTGTCGAAAGGCAATCCCTTGAAAGTCGCATGCTCGATGAAGTTCGTAAAAAGCGAGACTCGGAACGGGCCAATAAACAGGCGATGCAATCTGCCATAATTTCCGCAGAAGCGGACATTAATGTTGCCCGGGCGAAAACAACATCTGCTCAAGCCGATCTCAAAGCGGCACAGGCAGAGACCGAAATTGCCAGAAAGCAACTTGAAGAGTTAGATGTTCTGCTGGCCTATTCCAATTTGAAAGCTCCTTTTGCGGGTGTGGTCACACAGCGGACAGTTGATCCCGGCGATCTTGTTCGCGAAGGGAATGAAGTGGGTCAGGGGAAACCTCTGTTTGTGATCAGTCAGGTCGAAAAACTGAGAGTTCAGATTCCAATTCCCGAAGGCGACGCCGCTTTTGCCAGTCGAGGAGATACGGTCACATTGACATTTCCAAGCTTCTCCGGCGAAAAACCGATTGAACTGTCTCTCACAAGAGTCTCTGGCGATCTCGACCCCAGCACACGCACCATGTTGGTTGAAGCAGAGTTAGAGAATCAGGAGGGAAAATACCTGCCAGGGATGTTTGGCCAGGCTTCGATTTCTCTCAACACGAAAGTAGCCGCCAATATGCTGCCTGCCCGGGCGATTCGTTTTGATGAATCCGGCCAGGCTTATGTCTATGTGGTTGATGATAATCAACAGGTCACTGTGACAAACATTACTACGGGAATCGACAATGGCAACTTTATTGAAGTCCAGTCAGGTTTGGATGCTGGTCAGGTCGTGATCGATGCTCATCTCAAGCGATTCAAAACAGGGCAGAAAGTGGAGTTGATAGCAAATTGA
- a CDS encoding TolC family protein encodes MRSRSYSYWLINGILFGLSGCAGSQQWMSNQIENRPTAPQTAQTSYFADQAEAPGNARYLTVGKAVLPQLAQTPVEQKIPADPLRPAKSIKSNWGQSSINLDHTQSNVMEIQPVGHRDPAEPESSITEDATLTINGQIYRLERIEKAQLPEDEKSESEFRQQIQLVGKKAHVKTAAQTIPATAPLPLEVTEGSQLELTGHSKTSSANYMQMNLPTALSMVSGQHPAVGFAQWRVQEAYAQLDRANVLWLPSIQPGFSFDNHDGNYQASNGAIVDVNRNSFQFGLGSGATGAGTTPRPGIVAQFHMADALFQPEIAEKTAWARGHAANGVVNEQLLRVSLSYLNLLEAEQDLRIVLESRERTLGLSKLTEDFAATGQGLQADADRLQTELQLIENRVAMAQEKVDVASARLAEALSLDACQQIVPMDVTVLPIDLVSLETEKCCLISTGLSNRPELKEAQALVAAANEQYKRQKYAPFVPSILLGFSTSGFGGGPGNSIKNIDNRLDFDALLSWEVRNLGFGEGAARREQESRYQQAKFSKVRVLDQVAREVSEAHSQVLHRAGRIRITQKAIESAQNSYERNLSRIRDGQGLPLEVLQSVRALEDARRAYLEAVIEYNEAQFQLQWALGWPIHAPYNT; translated from the coding sequence ATGCGCAGTCGCTCCTACTCCTATTGGCTGATTAATGGAATCCTCTTTGGATTGTCCGGTTGTGCAGGCTCGCAGCAGTGGATGTCCAATCAAATTGAAAATCGACCTACTGCTCCTCAAACGGCTCAGACTTCGTATTTCGCCGATCAGGCAGAAGCTCCAGGGAATGCACGATATTTGACAGTTGGGAAAGCTGTGTTACCTCAACTTGCCCAGACTCCTGTCGAACAAAAAATTCCTGCCGATCCTCTTCGACCTGCGAAATCCATTAAGTCGAACTGGGGCCAATCGAGTATTAATCTTGACCATACTCAATCGAATGTCATGGAAATTCAACCTGTCGGGCATCGGGATCCTGCAGAACCTGAGTCGTCAATCACTGAAGATGCAACACTTACCATTAACGGTCAAATCTACAGATTAGAACGAATCGAGAAAGCTCAGCTGCCTGAGGACGAAAAATCTGAATCCGAATTTCGACAACAGATTCAACTCGTTGGTAAAAAAGCACACGTCAAAACTGCAGCTCAGACAATTCCTGCTACTGCTCCACTCCCACTTGAGGTGACAGAAGGGAGTCAGCTGGAGTTGACCGGCCATTCGAAAACATCATCTGCTAACTACATGCAAATGAATCTGCCCACGGCTTTGTCGATGGTCAGCGGACAGCATCCGGCAGTCGGTTTTGCCCAGTGGCGAGTTCAGGAAGCTTACGCACAACTGGATCGAGCGAATGTGCTCTGGCTGCCCTCAATTCAGCCAGGTTTCAGCTTTGACAATCATGATGGTAATTATCAAGCCAGCAATGGTGCGATTGTCGATGTGAATCGAAACTCGTTTCAGTTTGGCTTAGGTTCAGGAGCCACTGGGGCAGGGACAACTCCCCGCCCGGGAATCGTCGCTCAGTTTCATATGGCAGATGCATTATTCCAACCTGAAATTGCCGAAAAAACGGCCTGGGCTCGAGGTCATGCCGCCAATGGAGTTGTCAATGAACAGTTACTGCGGGTTTCACTGTCATATTTGAATCTTCTGGAAGCCGAGCAGGATTTAAGAATTGTTCTGGAGTCGCGGGAGCGAACGCTCGGTCTGTCCAAACTGACAGAAGATTTTGCGGCCACAGGCCAGGGATTACAGGCGGATGCGGATCGTCTGCAGACGGAATTGCAGTTGATTGAGAATCGTGTCGCGATGGCTCAGGAAAAGGTGGACGTCGCCTCGGCTCGGTTAGCAGAAGCACTGAGTCTCGATGCCTGCCAGCAGATTGTGCCCATGGATGTCACGGTCCTGCCGATTGATCTCGTCTCTCTGGAGACTGAGAAATGCTGCCTGATTAGCACTGGGCTTTCGAATCGACCTGAACTCAAGGAAGCTCAGGCCCTCGTTGCTGCAGCCAATGAGCAATACAAACGTCAAAAATATGCTCCCTTTGTCCCCAGTATTCTACTCGGATTCAGCACTTCTGGTTTCGGAGGGGGACCGGGGAATAGCATTAAAAATATCGATAATCGATTAGATTTCGACGCACTGCTTTCGTGGGAAGTACGAAATCTTGGTTTTGGAGAAGGAGCCGCTCGCAGAGAGCAGGAATCTCGTTATCAGCAAGCCAAATTCAGTAAAGTCCGCGTCCTCGATCAGGTTGCACGGGAAGTTTCAGAAGCCCATTCTCAAGTTCTGCATCGAGCAGGTCGAATTCGCATTACACAAAAAGCGATTGAGTCCGCCCAGAATTCTTACGAACGTAACCTGAGTCGAATTCGAGATGGACAGGGCTTACCGTTGGAAGTTCTGCAATCTGTCCGAGCCTTGGAAGATGCCCGACGAGCTTATCTGGAAGCTGTGATCGAATATAACGAAGCTCAGTTTCAACTGCAGTGGGCACTCGGCTGGCCTATCCACGCACCGTACAACACATAG
- a CDS encoding efflux RND transporter permease subunit, translating to MGLINFSLKNRFAVLAGSIALCLLGAAVIPGITIDILPDFKQPVVVSFFSYPGLPTLDMEKSVSSRVERALTLAGKIEHQESRTIPGAAVIKVFFQPGADSSSAMNDIVNLEASDMFHLPPGIEWPFTLRSEPANLPVVLAAISGEGLSESELYSIGYYAVRNKMGGLKGVQIPHPFGGKFRQMMVYVDPAKLQAHNVSARDVVEAMQKSNLVLAAGSARIGGTDYQVHPRNTLPTVEEIEAIPITIRGERPVFIRDVGRVVDDAALQYNIVRVNGKRSVYCPLLREPGENTIEVVNRIYDGIASEIPKMKERGDIPEATDVTLVSDQSHYIRNAMSNLYSQIGLGALLVAIVVFLFLRRFLPTLVIVSIIVLAILIGGLGFAFTGQTINVMTLGGIALAIGTVVDAGIVVVENVIRHQRMGKTPLQAAREGTEEVSGAILAGTVTTLAVFLPAVFLSGMIKYLFEPLSLAATFTIGASYFLALTVVPAFCATFVREKVQSSKATEDSTEESKETKPVGLYGRSLNIALKVPAFSVLVIVLVVGSSFLLLPQIGSELFPDVDAGTFEIRLKTLPGTDLLKTEELVERIEETIQEIIPENEIETIISNIGLPVGKGAGFSTVLSSNSGPDTAYMIVNLKQSGRQTSTQTYVNQLREKLAEEYPMEEFLFVSGGIVNMALNEGVPTPISVQVSAGTLTQCRDAAERIVNVVQKIPGTRDVQIAQSLDYPQFDVQVDRTRAKYLGVDQEQVAQTVLTALGSSVGYSPTIWIDPKSGVDFFMGVQYEDNEFQSLDEIRNIPLSLETPSGPITIPLSNIATVKRVNIPGEIAHYNISRVNDVHVNVSGRDIGSVAKEVEQALAGMTFENGVSTTIRGPVETMQSGMRLLGIGLIVAGVLVYLVLMAQFRSFVDPLIIMLAVPLGLGGVLVILFLTDTYINIQSLMGTLMMIGVVVNNSILLVEFANRRRSEGLSPRDAALSAAQIRLRPILMTSLTLVASMLPLSFQLAPGNEAMIPLARALLGGMIVSTVLTLVLVPCVYSLIHRRSKLKTS from the coding sequence ATGGGTCTGATCAACTTCTCTCTGAAGAATCGTTTTGCAGTTCTGGCTGGCTCGATTGCGCTCTGTCTACTCGGAGCTGCAGTGATTCCGGGAATTACGATCGATATTCTTCCCGATTTTAAGCAGCCGGTTGTGGTCAGCTTTTTTTCGTATCCTGGTTTGCCAACGCTCGATATGGAGAAGTCAGTCAGCTCACGTGTCGAACGTGCATTGACTCTAGCGGGGAAAATTGAACATCAGGAATCACGAACGATTCCCGGTGCTGCTGTCATCAAAGTGTTTTTCCAGCCGGGGGCCGACTCGAGTTCTGCGATGAACGATATCGTCAATCTCGAAGCCAGTGATATGTTTCACTTGCCTCCGGGGATTGAATGGCCGTTTACCCTGCGTAGTGAACCTGCAAATCTTCCCGTTGTTCTGGCAGCGATTTCCGGCGAAGGATTGAGCGAATCGGAATTGTACAGTATCGGCTATTATGCGGTGCGAAACAAAATGGGTGGCCTGAAAGGTGTGCAGATTCCGCATCCGTTTGGCGGTAAGTTTCGCCAGATGATGGTGTATGTCGATCCCGCCAAGCTGCAGGCTCACAACGTCAGTGCGAGAGATGTTGTTGAAGCGATGCAGAAATCGAATCTGGTACTTGCCGCGGGATCTGCTCGGATTGGAGGGACCGATTATCAGGTTCATCCTCGCAACACGTTGCCAACCGTCGAAGAGATTGAAGCGATTCCGATCACTATTCGCGGCGAGCGCCCCGTTTTTATCCGGGATGTTGGTCGTGTCGTTGACGATGCCGCTCTGCAATACAATATCGTTCGCGTGAATGGAAAACGTTCTGTCTATTGTCCTCTGCTGCGTGAACCGGGCGAAAATACGATTGAAGTTGTGAATCGAATCTACGACGGAATTGCTTCTGAGATCCCCAAGATGAAAGAACGAGGTGACATTCCTGAGGCGACCGATGTGACACTCGTCTCGGACCAGTCGCATTATATCCGCAATGCGATGTCGAATCTCTACAGCCAAATTGGACTGGGAGCATTACTGGTCGCCATAGTTGTGTTCTTGTTCCTGCGACGTTTTCTGCCCACGCTCGTTATTGTTTCGATTATTGTTCTTGCGATTCTAATCGGTGGACTCGGATTCGCCTTTACCGGCCAGACGATTAACGTCATGACACTTGGGGGAATCGCACTGGCAATTGGAACTGTGGTCGATGCAGGAATTGTTGTTGTTGAAAATGTGATTCGTCATCAAAGAATGGGAAAAACTCCGTTGCAGGCTGCTCGTGAAGGAACCGAAGAGGTTTCAGGTGCCATTCTTGCAGGAACTGTCACCACACTGGCGGTCTTTCTTCCCGCGGTTTTCCTTTCGGGTATGATCAAATATCTTTTCGAGCCACTCTCATTGGCTGCAACGTTCACCATAGGCGCCTCCTACTTCCTCGCCCTGACAGTCGTCCCGGCTTTCTGTGCTACATTTGTCCGGGAAAAAGTGCAGAGTTCGAAAGCGACTGAGGATTCAACAGAGGAATCTAAAGAAACAAAACCGGTTGGACTTTACGGACGTTCGCTGAACATTGCTTTGAAAGTTCCCGCATTCAGCGTTCTGGTCATTGTGCTTGTTGTCGGTTCTTCATTCCTGCTCTTGCCGCAAATCGGCTCGGAACTCTTTCCAGATGTTGATGCCGGTACTTTTGAAATTCGATTGAAGACTCTTCCAGGAACAGACCTGCTGAAAACCGAGGAACTGGTTGAGCGAATTGAAGAGACAATTCAGGAAATCATTCCCGAGAATGAGATTGAAACAATCATTAGCAATATCGGACTTCCTGTAGGCAAAGGAGCTGGCTTCTCGACAGTCCTCAGTTCAAATTCCGGCCCAGATACCGCTTACATGATTGTGAACCTCAAGCAGTCAGGTCGTCAGACCAGCACGCAAACCTATGTGAATCAACTCCGCGAGAAGCTGGCTGAAGAGTATCCCATGGAAGAATTTCTGTTTGTCTCGGGCGGCATCGTCAATATGGCATTGAATGAAGGAGTGCCAACACCAATCAGTGTGCAGGTATCCGCAGGAACATTGACACAATGCCGAGATGCGGCTGAGCGAATTGTAAATGTCGTGCAGAAGATTCCCGGCACCCGAGATGTCCAGATTGCACAATCGCTAGACTATCCTCAATTCGATGTGCAGGTTGATCGCACCCGGGCCAAATATCTGGGTGTCGATCAGGAACAGGTTGCACAAACCGTCTTGACGGCTCTCGGTTCCAGTGTTGGATACTCACCGACCATCTGGATTGATCCTAAATCGGGTGTCGACTTCTTTATGGGCGTGCAGTATGAAGATAACGAATTTCAATCACTCGATGAAATTCGCAATATCCCGCTTTCTCTGGAAACGCCCTCTGGACCGATTACGATCCCACTCTCGAATATCGCCACTGTCAAACGGGTCAACATCCCGGGGGAAATTGCTCATTACAATATTTCCCGCGTCAACGATGTGCACGTGAATGTTTCTGGACGCGATATTGGTTCGGTCGCGAAAGAAGTTGAACAAGCTTTGGCGGGAATGACATTTGAGAACGGTGTATCTACCACGATTCGTGGCCCCGTAGAAACGATGCAATCGGGGATGAGGCTACTCGGTATCGGACTGATCGTTGCAGGAGTCCTGGTCTATCTTGTCCTGATGGCTCAGTTCCGTTCGTTTGTCGATCCCCTGATCATCATGCTTGCTGTACCACTCGGACTGGGAGGCGTGCTAGTCATTTTGTTCCTGACTGACACATACATCAACATTCAGTCGCTGATGGGTACATTGATGATGATTGGAGTCGTCGTAAATAATTCAATTCTGCTAGTTGAATTTGCCAATAGACGCCGAAGTGAAGGACTCAGTCCCCGCGATGCCGCCCTCTCTGCGGCTCAAATCCGCCTGCGTCCTATTCTGATGACCTCGTTGACTCTCGTCGCATCCATGCTGCCACTCTCGTTTCAACTGGCCCCCGGCAATGAAGCGATGATTCCTCTAGCGCGAGCACTACTCGGTGGAATGATCGTCTCCACAGTATTGACATTAGTTCTTGTCCCATGTGTCTATTCATTGATTCATCGTCGCTCAAAATTGAAAACAAGCTAA
- a CDS encoding exo-alpha-sialidase, giving the protein MYKHFQYRDAFVAVALIAISAIPLFAQDHGTIPADHAWVFDSIVSEDLLQRGGQVRQAAGVQGKSTVLYGRTLLEVQNSDTLIHSTKPFTLLVWFNPYHLDRGQQMIVAKNRYSLGEREWGLMLDRDQKLRLYVHQSGWKTLQTDAALKPGLWHQAGLVFQTDKVELWLNGTRVGEVNLTQPIPQTEAPLTFGGVNDNGRIWQNFWGALDEARLFRRALTAPEMGSLYSPVDATHSIPDFAKPVSLWNDAQPLPVAADIQVLNDVSFRVIKKWDHQADGYTFLHGVGLGWHKDKLYASFGHNKGSENTVTEEAQYRVSDDQGRTWSELRVIDQGGDENLAVSHGVFLSHAGKLWAFHGAYYDKMKNIHTRAYSLDENTGEWIKHGIVVENGFWPMNQPVRMDNGNWVMPGISAGPYTNDSLFPAAVAISHGDDFTNWDYVEIPADEGISRMWGESALFIDGARIFNIARYGGGASALLATSGDAGRTWTPSKISNLPMATSKPAAGTLSNGQHFLICTTAKNNGGKRTPLTIAVTAPGENIFRKVFVIRRSRHPDNPGESADSLSLSYPCAIEHAGHLYVGYSNNGGRRGNLNSAEMAIIPLAAIQIR; this is encoded by the coding sequence ATGTACAAGCATTTTCAATACCGGGACGCTTTCGTAGCGGTTGCTCTCATCGCCATCAGTGCGATTCCCCTATTCGCTCAAGACCACGGAACAATACCTGCAGATCATGCCTGGGTATTCGATTCCATTGTTTCTGAAGATCTATTGCAGAGAGGTGGTCAGGTTCGGCAAGCCGCTGGCGTTCAGGGCAAGTCGACTGTCTTGTATGGCCGTACCCTGCTCGAAGTACAAAACTCTGACACACTGATTCACAGTACAAAGCCATTCACGCTGTTGGTGTGGTTCAACCCTTATCATCTCGATCGAGGTCAGCAAATGATCGTGGCAAAGAATCGCTACTCGCTGGGCGAACGTGAATGGGGCTTGATGTTGGACCGTGATCAAAAGTTGCGACTCTATGTCCATCAAAGTGGCTGGAAGACTCTGCAGACAGACGCCGCCTTGAAGCCGGGGCTTTGGCATCAGGCTGGACTCGTGTTTCAGACCGACAAGGTTGAACTATGGCTGAATGGAACACGCGTCGGAGAGGTCAATCTTACACAGCCGATTCCTCAGACTGAAGCTCCGCTTACATTTGGCGGCGTCAACGACAATGGACGGATTTGGCAAAACTTCTGGGGGGCTCTGGATGAAGCACGGCTTTTCCGGCGTGCCTTAACGGCACCTGAAATGGGCTCTCTCTATAGCCCGGTCGACGCAACGCATTCGATTCCTGATTTCGCCAAGCCCGTTTCGCTCTGGAATGATGCCCAACCGTTGCCCGTCGCCGCCGACATTCAGGTTCTCAATGATGTTTCGTTTCGCGTGATCAAGAAATGGGATCACCAGGCAGATGGCTACACCTTCTTGCACGGTGTCGGACTCGGCTGGCACAAAGACAAGCTCTACGCCTCATTCGGGCACAACAAGGGATCAGAAAATACGGTCACCGAAGAAGCCCAATACCGGGTCAGTGACGATCAGGGCCGAACCTGGAGCGAGCTGCGTGTGATTGATCAAGGCGGAGATGAGAATCTTGCGGTGAGCCATGGCGTCTTTCTTTCGCACGCTGGGAAGCTGTGGGCCTTCCATGGTGCCTACTACGACAAAATGAAAAATATTCATACGCGGGCTTACTCACTCGATGAAAACACCGGCGAATGGATTAAGCATGGCATTGTCGTCGAGAATGGATTCTGGCCAATGAACCAGCCGGTGCGGATGGACAATGGCAACTGGGTCATGCCTGGAATTTCCGCGGGGCCATATACCAATGACAGTCTGTTTCCAGCCGCGGTCGCGATCAGTCATGGTGATGATTTCACCAACTGGGACTATGTTGAGATCCCGGCAGATGAAGGCATCAGTCGCATGTGGGGCGAATCTGCATTATTTATTGATGGGGCACGAATCTTCAATATCGCCCGCTACGGAGGCGGCGCTTCGGCGTTGCTCGCTACGAGCGGAGACGCTGGGCGGACGTGGACTCCTTCAAAAATCAGCAACCTGCCGATGGCGACCTCGAAGCCTGCAGCTGGCACGCTCAGCAATGGGCAACACTTTCTGATCTGTACTACCGCCAAAAACAACGGAGGGAAACGTACGCCTTTGACGATCGCCGTGACGGCTCCCGGTGAAAATATTTTTCGCAAAGTGTTCGTGATTCGCCGATCTCGACATCCCGACAATCCTGGAGAGTCGGCAGACAGTCTCAGTCTTTCTTATCCCTGCGCGATCGAGCATGCAGGCCATCTCTATGTAGGGTACTCGAATAATGGAGGCCGACGCGGTAACCTCAACAGTGCCGAAATGGCGATTATCCCGCTGGCTGCCATACAGATCAGATAG
- a CDS encoding metallophosphoesterase family protein codes for MPVHLVQHSRRQFLKTVGAGIVVCSSPSFANARPAVDGDLVYLLNDTHIGEKQPSDSPVPSHLRQVVTELVDRKTQPSCVLINGDLALKDGQPGDYQHFAKLLRPLHEAQIETHLTLGNHDNREAFYSILEDERPADPPVESRHISVVQTPKANFFLLDSLKETMITQGAIGGDQLSWLAQALDAHATKPALIVAHHNPRLGGDPLHFPGGLIDSQPLWNILSARSHVKAYIHGHIHDRSIFKHQGIHILNTPATSYVGNPATSTTGWTTARLSNEGVTLTTHTTDPQHSWNGETKILQWRG; via the coding sequence ATGCCGGTCCATCTTGTTCAACACAGCCGCCGTCAGTTTCTCAAGACGGTCGGAGCTGGGATTGTTGTCTGTTCTTCTCCGTCGTTCGCCAACGCGCGACCAGCCGTGGATGGCGATCTCGTGTACCTCCTGAACGACACACACATTGGCGAGAAGCAGCCTTCCGACTCTCCCGTCCCCAGCCATTTACGACAAGTCGTAACCGAGTTGGTTGATCGTAAGACACAACCGAGTTGTGTCCTGATCAACGGCGACTTAGCGTTGAAAGATGGACAACCGGGTGATTATCAGCATTTCGCGAAGCTACTGCGTCCGCTACATGAAGCTCAGATTGAAACACATCTCACGCTCGGAAATCACGACAATCGGGAGGCATTCTATTCCATTCTGGAAGATGAACGCCCAGCCGATCCCCCGGTTGAGTCACGTCATATTTCGGTGGTACAGACTCCCAAGGCTAACTTCTTTTTGCTCGATTCCTTGAAGGAAACCATGATCACCCAAGGAGCCATCGGCGGCGACCAGTTATCCTGGCTTGCCCAGGCATTGGATGCCCATGCGACAAAACCAGCTCTGATAGTTGCCCATCACAATCCACGTCTGGGAGGCGATCCGTTACACTTTCCGGGAGGACTGATCGACTCTCAGCCGCTTTGGAATATTCTGTCTGCACGCTCCCATGTGAAGGCTTATATTCACGGACATATTCACGATCGAAGCATCTTTAAGCATCAGGGCATTCACATCCTTAACACTCCAGCGACCTCTTATGTTGGGAACCCCGCAACCTCCACAACCGGCTGGACAACCGCCCGGCTTTCCAACGAGGGCGTAACCTTGACAACACATACCACCGATCCCCAGCATTCCTGGAACGGGGAAACTAAGATACTGCAATGGCGAGGCTGA